The DNA segment CGTGCCGATGAAGGCGTCGGTCGTAAGCGTGGCGACGCCCCAGCCGCGGAAGGGGTCCACCAGGGATCCGACGGCATCGACGATGTCAGTTCTCCCTCCCAGCGAGAACCCCGTCACCTCGCCGATCCCGGTGTCGAAGATGACCACGGCCACGGCGCCATCCAGCTCCGCGCGATGGGCCGCCGCATAGGCTCGCGAACCCAGCAATCCTTGTTCCTCGCCGGAGAAAAGAATGAACCGGATGGAGCGGCGCGGCCGGACGCCCGAGGCCTGGATGGCGCGCAGCGCGTCCACCACCAGCGCCGAGTTGCAGCCGTTATCCAGCGCGCCCGTACCCAGATCCCACGAATCCAGGTGTGCGCCCAGCACGACGTATTCCTCCGGCTTCTCGCGCCCGCGAATCTCCGCGACTACGTTGGCGGTCGTGAACGCTGGCCCCACCTGATTGGGCAACGACACCGCGACTTCCACTCTTTTTCCTGCTTCGAGCAGCCGTGCGATGCGCAAACCGTCTTCGCGCGCCAGTTGCACCATGGGCAGGCGATCGAGCTTGCCGTCGTTGAAGCCGATGTGCCGGTAAAGCAGGTCGTGCTCCCGGGTGGAGATGAAGGCGATACCCGCGGCCCCTCCGC comes from the Terriglobales bacterium genome and includes:
- a CDS encoding M20/M25/M40 family metallo-hydrolase; the protein is HTENFSMPVAWSEGATQVEVVAPVSFRVRAVSMAWSPPTRGVVRARVVDVGQGSPAELAAAADTRNALLLVHAAPMHTWDDLFAEYLRAPAIVEAAVRGGAAGIAFISTREHDLLYRHIGFNDGKLDRLPMVQLAREDGLRIARLLEAGKRVEVAVSLPNQVGPAFTTANVVAEIRGREKPEEYVVLGAHLDSWDLGTGALDNGCNSALVVDALRAIQASGVRPRRSIRFILFSGEEQGLLGSRAYAAAHRAELDGAVAVVIFDTGIGEVTGFSLGGRTDIVDAVGSLVDPFRGWGVATLTTDAFIGTDNFDFLLEGVPTLVANQKEANYLINYHASSDTFDKVDLERLRKHVAIAAGVTFAIADAEERVGSRQSRAQVEQLLRDSGLEQQMKTFGLWADWEAKRRGRQ